From Ndongobacter massiliensis:
CTATTTTGGTAAAATTGTGTTGTTAGATTCTTTAGAATTTTGTTGATAATTATATCTGCTGTTTTTGTATCAAGTGTTTTAGAAAACAAAACACTTTCAATCAGCCGATGGATTTCCTCGTAAGTAAAAATATGCTGATAATGTAAATTGCGAATGCGCATTTTTTGATTGAAAAAATCATCATCATCTGTTTCGGGCTGATCAAGAGCTTCATTTCCGTAACGCTTTTTGAAGTCATCGAAGATTAGCCTCCATTCGTTTTCCTGTTTTAAGGTCCCATCCGGATTAGAGTTTAATGCATCGGCGAGTTTTACAATTGTGTCATTGTATGTTTCCTTATCACCGAGATATGGTTCCATTGTTTGATCTTCTCTTAGAGACTTTTGTGTGACAATATGTTCACTGTCTGAATTTTGACGCAAATATTCTAAGATGCGATGGGCTCTTTCAATTTTAGAATAGTGGGGTCTTGCCATTATTTAATTTCCTCACTTTCATAGTATCTACAATAATATGCTTCCTTTCTCTTTCTCATTATAAATAATAAAAAAATTATACAAAATTTATTTTAAGGCGGAAAAAGTCGAGATAGGATTTTGTATACTAGGGATAGTGCACTCGACAGAACATTGACAATTCAATAAAGAAAGGAGACGTCCGGACTTCTTCTGACAAAGAAATCGCAATTGGGTAGGTGAATAATAAAAATGCATGTCTGAGAGGAGCAAAAAATGATTACAGATGCACAAAGAATGGAGGGAATGAGAAGACTTGGGGATATATATGCGTATCTTGGCATAATGTCCGGACATCCGATTCTCGGGCTTCTACATGATTATCGGTTTATAACGATAGGTAATGCTGGGACAACTGCAGCGAATGAAGAACTTTGGGAATCAATAGAGACATTATTTTATTCAAAAAAAACGGATTTGGAACGGAATTGTGCGGTTGAAAAATGCAATAGGTATCAGTATTTGATTGATGTTTTTGAACGAGCTACAGGATGTTATGTATATTATGCAGTGGAGACAAAGAGTGTATATGGTTTGATGCTAGCCTTGCTTTATGTATCGCCGGAATCAGAGAATGAAGATGACGAAGAGGAGGAAGAGGACAACTGGGAATATGAACGACCCGAGCCTTATCTTCATGACGGGCAGATGATGGTCAGTGCTTTTGTCTATAACTTGGGCGATTCCAAAATAGTGGCTGAGCGAGAGATTTGGAAACTCCCGGAAAAACCGGAGGACTATAAAGGTCTGTTGTATGAAGACGGTGAGTTTGGAGATATTTTTCTGGCAAGAAGCCGAGATGACGAATCAGTTTTGACGAGAGTGGGTTAGAGATTGCATTGATTTTAGCAAAATAATAGAATTAATCTAACATGAAAAAGAAAGAAGAATTTTTATGAAAATTGATATTCAATCTTATATGAACAGTCGTGAATACATTGCACCTCGAGGCAGAGCTGCCTCGGTGCGTTATTCCGATAAACGCTTAATGAAGGCAGAAGGCGAAGCACAAAAAACGCCGGTTCCTCGTGAAGAAATTATTCGTTTAAGCAAAGATTTTCTATCGGCCATACCGGTTCCGACCCATTTTGATCCAGTTTTACAGATTGAGGATCCTGACAGAATTGATTATGTTAAAATTAAAAGTCAATTTCATTTGGCGAATCAGAAAGATTTGATTTGGATGAAGTTTACGCAAGACGGATACTTAGGCGTTGTAGCTCAGGGAGATGATATCAATTTTGATATCCCGGAGGATGAGACACTTCTTAATATCAATTTATTGATTCAAAAAGAAAACGAGACCAGAAGGCGTTACACCAGCTCAGGAATCCTAATCCATCAGCTGCATAAAACTTGGGATGAAAGTTTTGTTTTGCTTTTTCCTTTGGCAGATATACCGGAGGAAATAGATCGCTTAAAAATAGAGACAGGCTTGGGGAACTCTTTACTTTCAAAGGGTGTGCCGATTTTAGATTATTACTCCCATATTTATTAGTACGATAGACAGCATTGCAAGATTCAAAATAGGTGCGGCTACTCCTTATCAAGTAGTCGCACTTATTATAAGGAATAAAATAAATAACCGTTCGGAAGGAGAGTCATATGGATAATCGGTCAAGAGAAAAACTAATAGAATTGATTCAGAAAAATGTCAAATTATTCAATATGAGCATGATAGAAAGAAAAGATAAGCCCTTTATTTTACAGGAGGACTTTCATATCTCGACACCAATTCAAAATAATCTTTTTTCCTGGAACTTACAGTTCACGATTAGTTTTACAGAAAATAGACTCATCCATTTGATGATGTTCCTCGACCCGATTATTATCAATACACAAAATCGTCTTTCTTTTATTAGATTTGCAAATGCTGCCAATATGTGGCTTGGCTCAGCACTGGGTAAGTTCTGGGTCAATGATGATAATGATTTTTGTTATGAAATGTACCTGCCGGAATTTTTCCTGGAGCATCTGGGCGAATTGGAGAGGCAACTTTTTGATAACCCTTTTTCTCATTTTCAAGACTGCCTGACCCCCTTACTTATGCTTAAGCAAGGAAGATGGAATGTGGAAAAAGCAATAGCATATATAGATGAATTAAGGGAAGAGAGAGTTGTGGATAACGATAAATACGACCTGTGAAATTATGACTTTGGGCAAGCTCGTCCAGATTGTCCAGTGAAGTGTACAGAAATGGGCTCTTTGTAGTCTGGAATCCGATTTAAGGAACGTGGTATTTTATCAGCACAGTCATCTCCATCCACGTGGAGACAGTCTACTTGATGTAAAGAATTAAGTAATTGAATGTTCATTAGAAGTGCAACGATCTAGGTGCTTCATAAAAGAGTAGTGGTCCGCATTATCTGGTACTATGTATCTATGCAGTAAGAGAAGATATCGAAAGGGGAGTCTTGGTACATGACGAAACGACTTCCCCGTGTTCTATGCTTAATGCATATATGTAGCGTTGGAGGATTCACACATGTATACACCTAAGGGTTCAAATTTGCACCCAGCTTTTCATTTTGCACCCCAATGCCCCCGAGCGATATTTCCGAGTGGATGGTATTTATTTTTCTGTACGATGCCATAAAAGGACGATAAAACGGATACAATTCGGAGTCGTCTTTTTTGCCTTGAGAGGTTATTGTTTTATGAAAAAAAGAATTTTCATAACGCTGGCCGTTTTCTGCTTTTTGGCTTTCGGCTATGTTATTCATGAGTATATAAAGCCATCGGAATATATACCGACTCAAGATGAAATTGCCTTAAAAATCCAATTTAATGTAAAAGAGGACATCGGGTTACTCGTTTTTGATTATGTGGTCAATGGCCACGAGTTTAGTTCAGGTATAGCAAATACCGATCGTTCTTTGATCAAGCATGATGAGCAAATCATTCATGTCTGGAACAAAGAAGAGTTGCAGGCAGGTTCAGGTCCTCTGGATTTATCCATCAAATTTCGCATTATCACTGAGTATATGGATCCCAATTTCGAGAATTCTTATCCTGAAGAATTGACCAAAGTTCTGGAACCCATTTTCTGGAAAGCGGAGTTTGGCAAAATGTATGAAATTATTATTTCGGGGGATAAAATTAATGGCTATACAGCGGGGCTAAAGTATAAGTTGCACAAAGATTAGCGATCACGATTTTTGCTTCTCATGGTTCCCCAGATGGAAGAAGAGCTTGCTTTTTATACTTTCACAAAAGTAAAGATGCACCATGCCCACCGCGCCCTTGCGGATACCCACAGCACAGATGAGAACCAGCAGAGCCCTCAGATCTAGGCCTTCCAAAATCGTTTGAATAATCATCCTATTTCCTCCAATCCTACCCCAGCGCCACATCCAGTGTCATCATGATGCTAAAGCCGACCGCAAAGAAAATTGTCCCGATGTTGGAGTGCTTTCCCTGTGACATTTCCGGTATCAGTTCCTCTACAACCACATAGAGCATTGCGCCTGCGGCAAAGCTCAAAAGAAACGGTAGCGCCGGAATCACGAGCTGTGCCGCAAGAAGCGTCAGCACTGCTCCGATTGGTTCTACCATGCCGGAAAGGACGCCACCGAGAAACGCCTTGCCTTCGCTCTCGCCCTCAGCTCGGAGAGGCATGGAAATGATTGCACCCTCGGGGAAATTCTGAATGGCAATGCCTATTGATAAGGCGAGCGCACTCGCCGCCGTAACCTGCGTGTTTCCCGCAAAAAAGCCCGCATACATAACGCCCACCGCTATTCCTTCGGGAATGTTATGCAGCGTCACCGCCAACACCATCATAGTAGTGCGGCCGAGCTTGCTTTTCGGCCCCTCAGCCTGGTCGCTCCCTACATGAAGGTGCGGGATAAGCCTGTCAAGCATGAGCAAAAACAGCACTCCGACCCAAAATCCGATAAAGGCGGGGAGGAAGGACAGCTTGCCCATGTTTTCCGATTGCTCTATCGCCGGAATCAGCAGGCTCCAAATAGATGCTGCCACCATAACCCCCGCGGCAAAGCCGGCAAGCGCACGATGCACCAAATCGCCGAGTGATCTTTTCATAAAGAACACACACGCAGAGCCGAGCGTCGTCCCGAGAAAGGGGATTAGTATTCCGAAAAAAGTTTCCATTTGCTTCACCTACCTTTGCATTGCGTTTTTATTTGTTTCTTCTGAATCCCGTCTCATCTCGGTATTCGGGATGCTCCTTTAAATATATGTCTTTATCACCGCAGATGGTATAGTCACATCGGCAGCCGCCTGCGCCGTTGTGGAAGTTCTTTTTGCCGCCCAAATCGGTGCGTCAATCGGACAGAAAGTCGATGTACTGCCGCTGCACCTTTTCCCATACCGCCTCCTGCTCTTCCGCAGGATAGTGCAGGGCGATTTTTGCCGGTATCTCTTTCTTGCAGGGCTTTGAATACAGCACGCCGATGCCGCCGCTGAAGAAATAAAGAGTAGCGCGCTCGGACGGCCGTTTACCGTTATTGTTTCATAATACGCTAGCGGTCGGTAGGTATAAATACGCCGCGATGGCGGTTTTGCTTCTCGATTTCCTTTCACAGTGCGTCTCCGGCAAGGCGCATTTCTTTTTCGCGCCGGAGAATTTGTATACGCTGTGCAGGATAGATGCAAAGATGCTAATTCTTTACTCCCTTATTTCCGTGCTGTGACGCACAACCAGCTTTTCTTTTTATGAATTTGAATATCGTGAAAGTCCGCTTGCTCCAGATACGCCTTGAGCTCGGCGTCCTTGTAGATGGTCATGCCGCCAATGATCTCCGTCCACTTTTCGTCCTTGTCTGTTTCGCCGCTGCTCTTGTTGCAGGTGAGAAAGGTTCCGCCAGGTTTCATCACCGCCAAACCTCTTGGAAGCATTGCGGCAAGTCATGCCAGAAATAGACCGTTTCAAAGGTCGTGACCGCATCAAAGTGCTCCGATTCAAACGGTAGCTCCGTTACGCTCGCACGCAACACGGCGCAGCGTTCTTCTGTAACGGCGGCTTTGTCGACTTTTTTTTTGATTTTTCAACGTTGACGGACGAATAATCGATGCCCTTTACAACACCCTGCGGGTATTTTCGAAAAAGGATATATCACACCTCCGATTTCACACATTCAGCATAAGTTAATGGGAATGACGCTTTCACAACAACGCTTTTCCGAACCGTCCATCCGTTTTGCCGCAGAAAAGCCAAATATTCCTCGCTCGTCCACTTGCTGTAAAGGGGAAAACCTGCGAGCTTCATAAAAAATGCCCTGACCTTGCCGGAAAACGAATTTTCAGAGTGGGTGAAGGTCGGCGCAATCAGCACGCCGTCATTTTTCAGCACTCTTTTAATCTCTTGCAGAGCTTTCTCCGGCTGCGGCACGATGTGCAGAGCATTGGAAACGATCACCACATCGAAAGACTTTTCCGCATAGGGCAGACAGAACATATCCTGCACGGAAAAATGCAGCTTCGCCGAGCGGTTATCCCGCTTTGCCTCGGCAATCATTTCGGAAGAGGCATCCGTCGCCTCAATATGGTTTGTGGCGTTCACGATATTTTTTGCAATCAGTCCGGTGCCCGTTGCGAGCTCAAGCACCGTCTTAGCTTTCACAATCGGTAGGATAAGCTCATACATCTTTTCATATGCCGCCCGATCCTTCCGCATGAAGCAGTTGTACAGACCGGCATTTCTATCCCAAAAATTCTTGTGTTCTTGCATCGTTGTCATTCCTTTTTTCGTCAGATTTGTCGAACAGATACATACACATTATGCGGTTAGACGCGGCTAACTCATGCATCTTTGAAACGCCGCATCTCTGCGGCGTTTCGCTTATTCAAATAATTCCCTGCAAGCGCCGTGTACCAGCGTTTCCAGCAGCTGCGGATACAGCTCTCCTATTTGCTCCTTACGGGAGACGGTCAGAATCAGTTCGCGTACAGTCGCGGCGGCAAGTGAAGTCTCTCGTTTTAGAACAAGGTCATATTTCTCCAGAAGCTGACGAATGTGCGTTTCGTCGTCGTGGTAGTGCACATTTTTGACATCCTCCGGAAGCCTCTGCAAAAGCAACTTCGCATCGTTTTCGATAAAAATCATATCGCCGGTATCGGAAAGCCGTTTGCATACTGCAAGAACCGCCTGCGCCGCACGCTCTGCGGCCGGCAAGCCGACATTTTTGTTCAGCGCAAGATCGGCAACCCCGTAAAGCTCGGTGTGGATACCCTCCAAAACTGCGAAGAACAGCATTTCCTTTGATTCATAGAATTTATAGAATGAGCCTTTTGCTATACCTACAGCCCGTGTCAGCTGATCCACAGAGGTTTTCTTCATCCCCAGCGTAACCGCACAGCACCGCGTTTCCTTCAGCAGTGCCTTGCGAAGCTGTTCTTTTTCGTATTCGGTAAAAGCCAAGATTGAACTTCCTTAAAATATGACTGTTTTGGACTTTTGGTCAGATTATACCGTGCTTCTTTCTGGTTTGCAAGAGGAGACGGTGGTATCGTTGGCAAGAATCGAAGGAAAATAGGCGAGAAACTCCGGAAATCCTGTGATGTTTCGACAATCCGGAAAATTTGGTATCGAGCAGACGAACACTTTGCGGGGACTTATCCAAGGACACAAAGGAGAGGCAAGTGTGAAAGTTGAGTTGCTGGATGAGATATTGGGGAGTCGTGGCTGTTACATAGATGTCGGAGAGGAAAGTTAGAATCTATCGGAGGAGAAAATTATGAGAAATCGAAGCGTATGCAATATTGGGTTGATATTAGGAGTTTTTGGCTTAATTCTTATATTACTATTAATTCTTTCCGGCGCAGCCTATCCGAGCCTATTGTTTAAGGTATTGGCACCAATTGGTATATTCCTAATGCTTGCCGGTTTTATAACAAGCTTTATAGGATGGATTTTGATGACCGGAGAAGCGATAGAAAAAAGATCCTATTCGGATATTAAAGTCTTATTTGTTACAGGGATCATTATTTTTTTGATACCGCTGCTCAGAATATTTTTTTCAAGATAGAGGATCAATCCTCTTCATCTCCGAGATGGCGCAGTTGTTCCACCTGTTCCTCTCTTCCCAGCACAATGAGGACATCGCCAAGTTGTAAGGCGTAATCGGAGGGCGGATTGAAGAGCATTCTGCCGTCTTCTTTCTTTTTGATTGCTAGGACCATGAGACCGGTTTTGTTCGGAATTTGCGCATCCCGCAAGGTCTTCTTTTCAAGGTAAGAACCGCTTTTGACGGCGACTTCTTCCAAGTCCAGCTCCACGTTGCCGACGCGGGTGACGATATCCAAAAACGAGATGATATTGGGCTTGATCATGAGGGAGGCCATTCTCTTGCCGCTGATTTCCACAGCGGACAAGGTCTTGTTTGCGCCAACTTTGAGCAATTTTTCCCTTCCGGATTTCGTCATGGAATTGGCGATAATATAGATATCTTTATTCAAATTCCTTGCCGTCAGGACGGTGACAATGTTATCAACTTCATTGTCGAGGGTAGAAATGAGTCCCTTGGCCCGCTCAATGCCGGCTTGTTCCAACACGCATTCTTCGGTGGAGTGGCCTTCGACCACTAAAATGTTATGGTGACTGTAGTCGTCCAAATCATCCCGCTTATCGGTGACGACAACAAAAGGCAAATTTTCCGCGACGAAACTCTCTATAATGACTTCGGCCAGCTCACCGGATCCGCATAAAATGTAATGATCCTGAAGAGCAGAAATTTTTTTATCCATTTTGCTTCCCTTCCATAAATCTGCAAGTTGTCCTTCCACAATCATCGCCACCAGGGTAGTGAAGGCGTAGCCGACGGTGCCGACGCCTAAAAAAATCATCAAAACGGAGAAGATTTCGGATTGATCGCTGGTGATGCCGACTTCCCCGAATCCGACAGTGGAGATGGTGATTACGGTCATGTAAAGCGCATCGACAAAGTCGATCTTCAACAAGTACATATATCCGATCACACCGATGACGAGAAGAAGGGTAAAGGCATATAAAATAAATTTGAGCTTTCGTTTTACTTCCATAATGTCCTCCCTGCTGCTCCGATCATAATCGAAAGGGCAAGAGAAAGCTATATGGGAAGAGAAATTAAGACTGAAAAATCCTATAATACAGTCTATAATTGAGGCGAAGACATGAGGCTTATAATGAAGGTAAATACAAAAACCGATGCCTATTGCGGAAACCAATCCGAATTTTCCGAAGGCGGCTCGACGGGGCAGACGCATAAAACCCCCTTTGTCGATGCGAATCTGTCCGATGTAGTTTTTAGTAAAAATAAAGCGCCCTCAGCTTAACTTTAATACAAACGCGTTGTCAGTGCAGGAGAAGGAGGAAGAAGAGCGAATGAAATATAAAGTACAGGTGCAGATTCCGGTCGAGAAGCGTGGTCTTTTCCGAAAGAAAATTGTGATGGAGACGCGCACGATTGAGGTGGACAGAAAAACGTATAAGAAGATGCAGAAGGAATGGGAAAACCGTCCGTACAGCATTGAAGAGATGATGCTGTATGATGAAATTTTCGGCGACTGAGAGTGATTGCATGTTTGGATTTGGCAAAAAGAAATAAGAATTTCTTGTAGAGTAAGGAGGCAATATGAACTGGATCAATAGTTTTGAACTGCTATGCTATTTGATGGTTCTCCTCTTGCTTTTCGATCTATTAAAAAATAAAAACTACAGGGAATTCGGTCTATTAATTTCCGGGGCATTGGCCGGATTTGCTTTAGAGCTGTTAGCGGTTCGACTTACAGACATTTACCATTACAGCAATGATTTTTATATTAGCATTGGCTTTGCTCCCTATCAATTTCCGTTTTTCGGAGGACTTATGTGGGGCGGTATCACGGTATGTGCCTTGCGGATAGCGAAAAAGTTCTCTCTAAGCACGATTTGGACCGCATTGTTGTGCGGATGGCTTATCGTCAGTTTTGACTTGCTTCTGGATGTGGTAGCGATTCGACTCGATGGGGGATTCTGGGTGTGGGACGGCCGTCCCATAAATTTAGAAATCAACCATCATATGTTTATGAGTGTTATTTGGGTAAATTTTTTGGGCTATATGTTTGAGGTGCCTTCCATTATCTATATGACTTTAAAAAGCTGGGAAAAAGATGATGGAAAGGCAAAGGTAAATATCATAAGATCCCTATGTATCGGACTTGTAGGAGTCGTGTTTGTCGGGATTTGTAGCTTTATTTCCTTATATTTGAATAAAATTAGCAATGAATGGTTTTCCTTTATTGCCTTTCTTGCGATATGGATTTTTGTTTTCATCAAATTGCTATCGACCCTCATCGATCAAAGAAAAAACATAATCCTTGGTCATCAAAAAGATTGGCTCGTTTTTATATTTTGGCTGAGTATGTACGGCTATTGTATCGGCGGGCTTTTTACGCTCGGCATTCTAAAGGCTCTTCCGGTATATGGGATCTTTGCCTTTCTTCTCTTTCTGTTAACACTGGCTCTCTCTTTGGTCGATGTAAAGGAATCGTTGCAAACATAGTGAAGTAGAAAACTGTGCTTCCGGTGGGAATCGTCCCTATAAAAGGAATCGAAAAATAAAAAGGAGGTAAGCGCTATGAAAAAATCCAAAATCAAGATCCTCTTACTGATCCTCGTAATCCTGTCCCTGGTTTGTCTTTTGGCATATCGACAATATGTAAATAGTACAGAAGATCTGAATAGTACAGAAGATCTGAAACCGATGATCTACCTCTACCCGGAAAAAGAGCAAAAAGTGACGGTCTCCATAGACTATAATGGTCACTTTACATGTGTCTATCCGGAATTTTCGGAGGAAAGTACATGGCAAGTTTTGGCAAAGCCGGATGGCAGCATTCGATGCAATAACCGTGAATATTATGCGCTGTTCTGGGAAGGCGTAAAAGAAACAGCGTATCAGATCGAGGATGGTTTTTGTGTAAGGGGCGAAGATACGGAAAAATTTCTTGAAGAAAAGTTAGAGTTGTTGGGGTTGAACCGGAAGGAAATGAATGAATTTATCGTCTACTGGTTGCCTCAAATGGCAAGCAATCCATACAACATCATTAAATTTCAAGATTTAGCTTACACCAATGATGCAAAACTCACCATTGTTCCCAAAGAAGATACGATGATACGGGTTTTTATGACCTGGTATCCCTCCGACAAGCCCATAGATATTCCGGAACAAAAGCTTGTTCCTATGCAGCGCCAAGGCTTTACGGTTGTCGAATGGGGCGGGGCGAAAATAAAGTAAACACGATTGAGCGAGAGATCTCTTAAAACTTTGTTTCGGTCATGATGGTTTAGCTTTTCATCTCAGATCTTTCTATATAGGGGCGATCTTTTTGGATAAAAGCAAGCAGATCATACGAGCTCAAAATCTTTTTACCCTGCTCCCGAAACCGAATATAGGTATCAAACATCAAATTGCCTTGAATAATCACGGCCTTTGTTTTCATGGACATCGTCTTGTAAACTTTGGCATTTCGCCAATTTAGCCAATCGGTGATTGCTTTTTTATCCTGAATGACTTTTGGATTGTCTGCTGCCAGAAAGTAGGGATAGATGTACACATGCATCAAATCTTCCTCGGTCACCGGATCGAAATAGGGTTCTCTAAAATCAGAAAGATAGTGCGCATAGAAAGGGTCTTTCACCAAAGCCGGCATTTTCCCATCCTGTTTCTCTGCGCCATACCAACCTTCCGGAAGTTTATCTTCCGGAATGCCCTCTACATTCAAGAGCACCTCTCCCTCATCCAACATTTTCAATTTCATGCATTGTTTATAAAGGAATGCTTCAAATTCTGTGAGATGGTCTAATAAAATTTCGCAGGCGATACCGGTTTGACTTTCGATCATGGCATATCTTTTCCAACGAATATTTTCGGCACCTTTTCGGCTTTTTGCGATCTCTTGTTTAATGTGGCGATAGTGGTTTCCTGTCCCCTTCCCAACATAGAAGTATTTTCTGGGATTCGTGTCTGCATACCAGGCGTAGACATAGTATCTCTTATCCGTTATATCATGCTCCGGAAGATCCGAAAGATAGTCCTTACATTCATTTTTATATTCGTAGTAAAGTTTTTTAACAGGGAGGGCAACATCTTTATCGGCAATAAGATCATGCTCTTGAACCCGATCACCGGTTATTTTTTTTGTAAAAACATTGAGAATATTCATTGTTGGCCTCCATGAAAACTGTGTAGGATAAGTTGGCGTAAAAGTGAGGAGTTATTTCGAACTTTCCGTATAATGTTGTTAAACTCAGCAAAAGCGGATAAGAGAACGAAATAATTTCGATCTATTTTACACCGGAACCGGAATTGCTAAAAGCGCTTTTCATGAACGATAGCGAAATATTGTGCAAATACGTATGATAGATCGAGCGAGTCGCTTAGCTTTTAGTTAGATCATGGATCCTGTTACAAACGAATAAATTGTATAAATGTGTTGAAATCAAAGAATTTCGCAGAGGAAGCCTAATGGAGACTAAATGTCGGGATTCCTTTTTCAAGTTTCCGGACACGAGAAATGTTATTATTCGTGCAAATTCGTTGCCATAACAACGTACATATATTTGACTTCTCGGTATAATGAAAAAAGAAAGGAGTATTCCTATGGTAAAGAAACTTGATTTGGCGAAAACGGGCTTGAATCCTAGCGGGGAACTATCAGAAGGGGATTTCGCGTCACAGCCAATGGTGGAGGAAATGAAAATGAGCAATATGTCCGGAAGTCGTACGGAGCAGATCAAAGCCTATTTGAAACGGCTGGGCGAAGGTGAAGAACTGGCGAATGTCCGGGCGGATTTTGTCCGCGAATTTCAAGAAGTGGAAGCCTCCGAGATCATGCAAGCGGAGCAGGAACTTTTGAAGGAAGGCACGCCACTTTCAGAGGTTCAGCGTCTCTGCGACGTCCACTCCGCACTCTTTCATGGCGCGACCAAAGGAGAAAGAATTGCGAATGCGGAAAAGGAAGTGCAAGCCTCCCTATTCAGGCAAAAGGAACAGGGGCGGAAAGGTTCCCTTTCTCAAAAGAAGAGCGCAGATGAAATGGCTCGTGTCGCCACGATGGAGGAAATGATCGGGCATCCATTGTACACGCTGACGAAAGAAAACAAAGCGCTTTCGAAGCTGCTTGCAAGATTTAAGGAGAAGCGGGAGGCATCTCTCCTTCCGGACATTCGCGAGCTTTCCATCCATTATGCAAAGAAGGGAGATCTTCTGTATCCTCTGCTCAAGGTGAAATATGGAATATCCGGTCCCTCCGATGTGATGTGGACAGTAGACGATGAAATCCGAGATGAACTTGGTAAACTTGCCGAAGAGAAGAAACAGGATGAAGAATGGCAGAGCAGGCTTGGTGCAGTGCTTACTCGTGCCGAGGAGATGATTTATAAAGAGCAGAATATTTTGTTCCCAATCTGCGCTGCCAATTTTACGGAGGAGGAATGGTATGGTATTTACCGG
This genomic window contains:
- a CDS encoding ZIP family metal transporter, coding for METFFGILIPFLGTTLGSACVFFMKRSLGDLVHRALAGFAAGVMVAASIWSLLIPAIEQSENMGKLSFLPAFIGFWVGVLFLLMLDRLIPHLHVGSDQAEGPKSKLGRTTMMVLAVTLHNIPEGIAVGVMYAGFFAGNTQVTAASALALSIGIAIQNFPEGAIISMPLRAEGESEGKAFLGGVLSGMVEPIGAVLTLLAAQLVIPALPFLLSFAAGAMLYVVVEELIPEMSQGKHSNIGTIFFAVGFSIMMTLDVALG
- a CDS encoding methyltransferase domain-containing protein, whose translation is MLRASVTELPFESEHFDAVTTFETVYFWHDLPQCFQEVWR
- a CDS encoding class I SAM-dependent methyltransferase, with the translated sequence MQEHKNFWDRNAGLYNCFMRKDRAAYEKMYELILPIVKAKTVLELATGTGLIAKNIVNATNHIEATDASSEMIAEAKRDNRSAKLHFSVQDMFCLPYAEKSFDVVIVSNALHIVPQPEKALQEIKRVLKNDGVLIAPTFTHSENSFSGKVRAFFMKLAGFPLYSKWTSEEYLAFLRQNGWTVRKSVVVKASFPLTYAECVKSEV
- a CDS encoding TetR/AcrR family transcriptional regulator — its product is MAFTEYEKEQLRKALLKETRCCAVTLGMKKTSVDQLTRAVGIAKGSFYKFYESKEMLFFAVLEGIHTELYGVADLALNKNVGLPAAERAAQAVLAVCKRLSDTGDMIFIENDAKLLLQRLPEDVKNVHYHDDETHIRQLLEKYDLVLKRETSLAAATVRELILTVSRKEQIGELYPQLLETLVHGACRELFE
- a CDS encoding TrkA family potassium uptake protein: MEVKRKLKFILYAFTLLLVIGVIGYMYLLKIDFVDALYMTVITISTVGFGEVGITSDQSEIFSVLMIFLGVGTVGYAFTTLVAMIVEGQLADLWKGSKMDKKISALQDHYILCGSGELAEVIIESFVAENLPFVVVTDKRDDLDDYSHHNILVVEGHSTEECVLEQAGIERAKGLISTLDNEVDNIVTVLTARNLNKDIYIIANSMTKSGREKLLKVGANKTLSAVEISGKRMASLMIKPNIISFLDIVTRVGNVELDLEEVAVKSGSYLEKKTLRDAQIPNKTGLMVLAIKKKEDGRMLFNPPSDYALQLGDVLIVLGREEQVEQLRHLGDEED
- a CDS encoding DUF422 domain-containing protein, giving the protein MNWINSFELLCYLMVLLLLFDLLKNKNYREFGLLISGALAGFALELLAVRLTDIYHYSNDFYISIGFAPYQFPFFGGLMWGGITVCALRIAKKFSLSTIWTALLCGWLIVSFDLLLDVVAIRLDGGFWVWDGRPINLEINHHMFMSVIWVNFLGYMFEVPSIIYMTLKSWEKDDGKAKVNIIRSLCIGLVGVVFVGICSFISLYLNKISNEWFSFIAFLAIWIFVFIKLLSTLIDQRKNIILGHQKDWLVFIFWLSMYGYCIGGLFTLGILKALPVYGIFAFLLFLLTLALSLVDVKESLQT
- a CDS encoding DUF438 domain-containing protein, which gives rise to MVEEMKMSNMSGSRTEQIKAYLKRLGEGEELANVRADFVREFQEVEASEIMQAEQELLKEGTPLSEVQRLCDVHSALFHGATKGERIANAEKEVQASLFRQKEQGRKGSLSQKKSADEMARVATMEEMIGHPLYTLTKENKALSKLLARFKEKREASLLPDIRELSIHYAKKGDLLYPLLKVKYGISGPSDVMWTVDDEIRDELGKLAEEKKQDEEWQSRLGAVLTRAEEMIYKEQNILFPICAANFTEEEWYGIYRDSKDYEICFGIAQEVWEDAENAVTAGEHDMDGEIVMPGGHLTLEQLTALLNTIPMEITFVDANNINRYFNEGSKVFKRPAMALDREVFSCHPPKIETMVRQIIEDFRKNRRDYVTVWMEKGGRTMLVKYMAVRDKTGKYIGTVELVQDMEFAKEHFLGSRA